The genomic stretch CCTGATGGGAACCGAATATTTGTGCAGGAGGAAGGTCAAACCGTGTTGCAGGAATTTGAATATGATTTGGATAAGTCCAAGTTTCGAATGGACAATCTGGTGTTCCCCGTTCATTTTGAGGTAGGTCCTTCAAGGTTAAGAAAAACCGAGCGTACCATGCGTTACTCCATTAGAGACCAATTTAGGGTCGGATTTGGAGGGTACGGAGGCTTTAGTCTGGGTACCCGTCAAAAATTAAAGTACAACCGCGATGGAGAGAATGTCAAGGATAAGCTCAAGCGGGATTACAACAGCAGCGATTTGATCTATGGGGTAAGCGGTTACATGGGGTTTGATGGTGTGCTGCTGTATCTAAAATATGACTTGAACCCTATCTTTAAAGATGCAGAAGTAAAGCAAAACAATATTTCACTGGGCCTTCGGTTCGATATTTGACCAATTTTGAACCTTGAAGAAATGCGGTCAGGATTTTCCTGACCGTTTTTTTATGTGGATAGTGCCCGCTCCATTTCTGGGGTAAAATCTTCTTTGTAATACACTTTTTTACAGTGCGAACATTCCGCATAACGGATATTGTTGATCGTAAACAACGGAATCCAGAACAAATGGGCGTAGTTGGGCTGGGCAACTGCGGTGATGGTTCCCGTTTGCCCGCAATGCGAACAGGAAACATGGGGCAACCTTTTGGTTTCTTTTTTGCCGGGTCTTGTTCCGAAGAAAAGTATCATTCCACATATATATTTATCCATCTCAAAGTTAGCCCTTT from Flagellimonas oceani encodes the following:
- a CDS encoding zinc-ribbon domain-containing protein, encoding MILFFGTRPGKKETKRLPHVSCSHCGQTGTITAVAQPNYAHLFWIPLFTINNIRYAECSHCKKVYYKEDFTPEMERALST